In Oceanispirochaeta sp., the genomic window TGAGGCAATCATCAAAAATGCAACTGCTCCAAAAACAAATTTTTTCATACTCTACTCCTTATCTATACAACCCGCGGGTTGTGGATTACATTTTAAGTCGTGGATCTTTCAACAAGCCCCACCTGAAGATTAACTTTTTGTATGACATTCCCATTGCTGGTGATCATTTCCAGAAGAAGTTGTGCGGCTATACGTCCTGAATCTCCAAGATGCTGAGAAATGGATGATAATCCCATCCAGTCCGCCGACTCTATGTCATCGAATCCCAATACAGCCATGTCCTCGGGTATACGAAGATTCTTTTCCCTGGCTGCTTTGATTATTCCAACAGCCTGCAGATCACACATGGCAAAAATGGCTCTTACCCTGTTTCCGGCATCCAGGAACTGTCTAAACACTCTCAATGAATCTTCCACAGTGGTATTTGATTCTAAAATGTTAGAATCCGGTAGATTATACCCCGCTTTTTTCAGTGTTTCTCTGTATCCTTTAAGCCGTAATTCTGAAGGATGGCAGCTGTATGTGATATTTTGATTTTCATCTCCCATAAAAGCACAGGGGAGGTAGTTTTTTTTAATAAAAAGTTCCGCGGCGATTTGTCCGCCTTTT contains:
- a CDS encoding LacI family DNA-binding transcriptional regulator, with translation MSKRATIYDVAKDSEVSITTVSRYLNNSESVKDETGLRISASMERLDYIPQGNAGTKASQSVRRVGVLTPFFPAPSFVDRLRGMIPCFKEKNFEVIIYTIESPEQLAEYLSSVPFTRRLDGLILMSIHLNPEQNRILQASDLHVVMIESDDENYSRILADDQKGGQIAAELFIKKNYLPCAFMGDENQNITYSCHPSELRLKGYRETLKKAGYNLPDSNILESNTTVEDSLRVFRQFLDAGNRVRAIFAMCDLQAVGIIKAAREKNLRIPEDMAVLGFDDIESADWMGLSSISQHLGDSGRIAAQLLLEMITSNGNVIQKVNLQVGLVERSTT